The DNA region tacatgataacgaaaaagctacgctaacgtgattatagttaaggatcatacaaacaatcaaatttaatcaaatttttcctataagaaacaatcgaattaagcaaacgaaagtaatcgaattaagaaaacgagtttataggaagaattgaaaagaaattgaaattaaactgaaatgaataaaaacctcaaagtaGAATTCGAATACAGCAGATCAGCTCTTTGAGAATTAGCTCTCCATGGAATCTTCTAAGAAAAATagtatcatcaaaattcagaatagGATTCATGTAGCACTGcaagacctaatataataaaagggaaattcgggcccttatgggatccgacccgaaaattacaaaaattggtccaaactaactattttaattaagtctggaacttcaacgaattatttggTCATTCTTAACTCCTAATctgcttttgacttcaacatgaaatttTTATCTTTTCTTCTTAGCTTTCCAGCGCATATTATAACGCGATAATCCGACTTCtatagctcaagttatgatctgcatagtgacaaggtatcaaataattatttattctgaaaataaagtacgaaaataaaataaagcaaaaaataaacttaaatctaaaaacataataaaatagtaaaataagtaaaataaacTAAGGAAATGtctaagtacaattatagaagaatatgcatcaaaatgcaTTGATCAGACAttttggggggcaatttgttagctgaAAGTTTCGACGTCGGGCTGGAATTAATGAGCGAAGAATAAAGAATATCTTTGAAGACACTTTGGACTTTGACATAAAAAACATTTTCTGAGAAATCCAGTCGAAGTGATCCTTGTGTAAGAGGTAATTTTTGTGTGAGACTTAGAAATGTTTCTAAGTTTAGATTGGTAATTCGACTAAGACAACTTTAAGGTTGCGTTCGACACATATGTTTGAATTTGAATAAAAGAGGGATAACTTTATTTCGTTCTTATCCAATTTTAAAGAAAAGATGCATGGAACATTATGACGAATAGGAGACATGTCGAGTGCGACGTGTCATTAACTGGGCGAAAAGTCGTTGGTATCGGTTATTTCGACTTAGTATATATAAGGGTCTTAGTATTAGGATTTCAGGGTGTTCAATTGATGTAGAAATACTCAAAAATTACTCAAAGTATCTAGCGTATTGAGAAAAGCGTCATTGAGAATGTACGTTTGATAATACCATTTCTTACATATCAATTaaagtttatttatattttttccagaatttatcTTCCATtgcaagtcatttttcaagcGCCTTTATTATACTTTTTTTTACATTCTGCAATTTATCTCTTTAAAACCTTTTAAATGAACAATCTTCATACATGAATATTTTCAAAGTGTTCATCATTTTCCAAATACAATTTCAAACAACAGCACATGTCATAGGATCAATGTGGTTGATCCTGTGAGTAACCAAAGTATCCTTGATTTGGAAGATCAACGGTTGTTTACTAATTTTCATGGTAAACAAGGATCCAACATCATTTGATTATGTGATCATTTCAACATTTAGGTCATAAAATCTATATGCCTTGTTGTTTGCTGCATACCTAATGAATATAGATATAGGTTATACTAGCAAGTTTAACTCGCTTCGGATCCAGAATCCTAACATAAGCCAGACAACCCCAAGTTCTAAAGTAAAACATGTTTTCACTAATACAGAAAAGACATCTAATAACAGTTGGAAAAGGGATACAATCATGTCCGACCAACCGATGTGAGATAaggtgtgattgtatgtatggTTTTTTCCACCACGATCGTGCGATCGTGATTATAAGTAAAGTAGAACATAACCTATCACAACAGATACTTTAAACAACTATTGTTGTATGTCTCAACCTATCACAATAATTACTTTTAAAAACTGTTGTTGTGTGTCTCAACTTATCGCAACAGTTACTTTAAACAACTCTTGTTGTatgtcttttaataaaataaaaaaatgcagcagtagaacaacaagaacaaaaataaaaagacCAAGAACTACAACagaacaacaagaacaagaaTAACATCAAAAACAATAACAATAACAGCAACAACAAGAACAAAaataagaacaacaacaacaacaagaaaaagcaacaaaaacaacatcaacaacaacaacaacaatagcaagaagaagaagaagaataacaacaacaataacaacaacaataacaacaaaaataacaacaagaacaacaacaagaacaacaacaactaACATTGCTAACTTGAATCTATTTTTTCCTCGTCTCATTCAAGTTGGAGAAGAGGTGATAGAGTTCTAAAATTTGTTAATGAAAGAAATGATATTTTCGAGTTTTCGAGTTTTCTTCAATATCTCATAAGAAAATATCTTATTTTTAGACTTATGAACTCTATTCATAGCATAGAAAATAGTTAATAAAATTTCCCACATCAATAAAATGCAACACTAAAATCAAACATAATATCAACGACTAGTTTAATAAAAATTGTATTTTCTCTTTATATTTTACCATTCATTTAAAGAAAATATGGGAGAATCGTTTTATATATAATTTcatttaaaatataaaaattattaaataaaCTAAAATCATATTCAATTTCCCTATCAGTCATTGAAAACGGAGGTTGTCATAAATTTAAACAATTATCTATTGCCTTGTCTCAGTATTATTGCAAAGTAGCAAAATTTCAAAGTAATAACAATACTTGGAAGCAGGGAATGCTATTCAAAGGTGAAATAAATTATGCCATTCTGAGTTAGGAGCATTCGGATGACTATTTTTTTTTGCATTGTTTTGAGTTATGCATCTTGAGTTTCGTGGCTTGTTAATTAAGTTGTAATCAAATAACACTAACTCAAGTGTGTAGGTTGTATTTTTTAGTCATTTTTTCGAGCACAATGTaagaataaaaaaataatataaaaatgtAGAAAATGTGATTGGAAAATATCCTATAAAAGTAAATAGTTTTAATGAAgattgaattaattaatttttttaattttttggagtaaaagaaaaaaataaaacaaaaataaataaataaagggACTAGGAAATATCCTATAAAATTAAATGTTatttgaaaaatagaaataattaAGATTTTTTTATATTTCAAAGTTTGTGCGGTCAAACtttatataatatattatatatattcTGTTTTTCTATGGTATTTTCAAACTGTATTGACTTTCtttaaatataaatatattttttaatcaAAACTTATATATAAATTcctttttaaattattaatttcTTTTTAAACAAACATCTAATTGATATGACTGTCTGTCTTATTATTAACCATTGAATATATGCAAAGAGTATTTTAAATACATTAATTATACTACCAAAAAATATTATTTAacaaattaaatataataaatatttatatttagGATCCGCTTGTTATATATTTATAAAgaaatttttttataaattatattatatgattttttcttaattaaattattttaatccaatatttttttttaatgtttttgaTAAAGTGATAATAATTTCTAGAAACTCTGTCGGCTTATATAAATACACACCAGTTGTCATCAATAGCACATAACCCTATTATCTTTCTCTCAAAAATGTCATTAAAAGCTATGATTTCAACTCTAATGTCTTTGCTATGGTTATCCATTATAGTATTCATCATCGTACATGCAAAACCAATAAAATCTCAAGAAATCACAATCCCTAGAAAACTAGCTTCAAAGATTTCTCGTAACGCGCAAGTTCTTTCACAAGCCTCAACCGATTATGGCCATATCATTCACCAAAAACCATTTGGTGTTTTGGAACCAACTTCAGTTAGTGATATTGCTAACTTGATAAAACATTCAAACTCTCTTCCTCAACCATTCACCATTTCTGCTAGAGGACAAGGCCATTCGGTTCTAGGGCAAGCCATGACAGATAATGGGATTGTTGTGAATATGACTCAACTCAATGGGGTTAAAAAAGGGTCTAGAATTGTTGTGTCTAATTGTGATGGGAAGAGTACTTTGGATTGTTATGTTGATGTGGGTGGTGAACAAATGTGGATTGATGTTTTGAATGAAACACTTAAACATGGAGTTACACCTCTCTCTTTGACTGATTACTTGTATTTGAGTGTTGGTGGTACTCTCTCTAATGCTGGAATTAGTGGCCAAACTTTTAGATTTGGACCTCAAGTCTCTAATGTTCTTGAATTGGATGTTATTACAGGTTTGAATTCattatttcattttcaaatgTTTTGATCCATAGTTTTAAATTGCGGATACAGATGTTGTTGCAGATATTGCGGATATTGTGATACAGATTACGATTACGACTATCGCAGCATGAATTTATTTTTTATCATCATAAAATATTAGATTTATTTGGTCTAATGCAGCCGTTGCAATATTATGAAGCTGTCTTTGTAGCATTACAATGCAACTGTTGTGATGTTATGAAACGGCCTATGTAACGTTATGATGCAGTGTTTAGTGTGACTTATAATCACACGAAAGTTGCAGTCTGATGCGAATACTATTGCGATATTATGAAACGGCCTATGTAACATTATTATGTGGTTTTTAGTATAATCACATCAAAATTACATTCCGATACAGATGCGAACATCGTTGCAACTGCAATATTATTGTCAGCTATTGCAACGATAATACTGTGATGCAGTCCACAATTTAAATCCTTGGTTTGTCCAAATAAAAACGCGTTTAATTATTTCTAATGAATATGAATTTGTTGTCATTTTGATAGGATTAGGCGAGGTTGTAACTTGTTCATCGAGTAAGAATTCAAAGCTATTTTATGCCGTTCTCGGAGGATTAGGTCAATTTGGAGTGATAACTAGGGCAAGAATACCTCTTGGATCTGCACCAAGAAGAGTAaagttttataaaaaaaattatatacATATTTAAATAAAAAGGTTTACAATAAAATACATGTgttatatttgtttttttttttttttggcaGGTGAAGTGGCTACGTCTAATTTACAACGACTTCTCTGCATTTTCAAAGGACCAAGAACATTTAATCTCATTCAATAAAAAAGATGACATCAATGGAGCAAATTATGTTGAAGGATTGCTTCTATTGAACAAGCAACACTTAGATCTTTCCTTTTATCCACCTTCTGATCATCCAAGAATCACATCTCTAGTAGCTCAAAATGGCATCACCTATGTCCTAGAACTTGTCAAATATTATGACACAAATTCTCAACAACTTATCGAAGAGGTCATTTCGTCAAACCTAGCAATATTGATTTCTCTCCGTTGATATAAAATTTGTGAacttttttttaaattatttatacTAATCTGAATAGGTAGTTGACGATTTGATCGGAGAATTAAAGTTTGTGCCTACATTTATGTTTCAAAAAGATGTGACATATGAAGAATTTCTAGACAGAGTTCATACCGATGAACTATTTCTTAGACCAAAAGGACTTTGGGATATTCCTCATCCTTGGTTAAACATGTTCATACCAAAATCTAGAATCTCAGATTTTAATGAAGGTGTATTCAAGAACATTATTCTTAAACAAAGCATCAGTGCTGGAGTTTCTATAGTCTACCCCATGAACCGAAACACGTAAGTTTTTCTATAAAATTACGAAGTACCAATATCAGAAACACGACACTAACACCGACACTGACAGAGCCCTGTTATGAAGTGTCTGGTGTTACATAAGTTATAAGATTATTTAAATATGAAAATATTAAAGTTGTACTTGTATTAACAGGTGGGAAGATAGAATGTCAACAGTTATACCAGATGAAGATGTGTTCTACCTTGTAGCTTTTTTGCATGCTGCAAAAGGGTTGGAGGAGGTGAAAAAGTTCCAAGCCCAAAACCATGAGATATTGAAGTTTTGTAATGATGCTGGTATTAAGATTAAGGAATATCTTGCTGGAAACAAAACACATCAAGAATGGATTCAACACTTTGGGTCAAAATGGAAACTATTTGAAGATAAGAAAACTAAATTTGATCCCAAAAGAATATTGTCTCCTGGACAAGGAATTTTTCAATAGATGATGTTAGTTGGATACAGAAGTTTTATATAGGAACCATGTTTTTAAATTGCGGTTGCGGTTGCGGTTGCAGGTGATGCGATTGCGGTCATTACGCTTGTTGCGATGCGCATTGCGGGTGCTGAGATCTGAATTTTTATAGGTAGGTGTTTGGAATACAATATTGAAAAACACTTATGTTAAGTTTTTTAATTAGTAAATTGAGTTTTAGGATTCTAatatttcgtttttttttattaaaatacttGAAGAATCATGAATGAAATTATTTGATATGATTTTTAATATAGTTGAAGGTGTAATTTTAAAATCACACCGCAATTGCGTCTGATACGGTGCAATTGCGGTTGCGGACCGCAATTTAAAACTATCATGAGAggttttgtatttttttaaaataaaaatgcaGGAAGATGTGTGAATgtgattttatttaaaaataaacgGCTGGATACtgatttaaaataaaatttgcATATAACTTTGATGATGAATAAGAGAGTATTTAATATGAAATTTGAAATAAATTTTTAATGTAGGATTTATGAAGtgatttttaatttaaattatgaAATTGTTATATTTTTTGGTCGGAAAATTGTTAGAACGGTACCTCTGATTTTCACTAGAGTTTGGGTTGAGTATTATAATATCTTCATATCTACCGTATGAAAAAATTCATCCGAACTCATATTTGCATGGATATCAATTTTTATACTCGTATCCGTATTTTATGGATATTTAAATACTCATATATATAGATGCACCAATTATCTGCATTTCTAATAAAAACAAATCGATAAATTAAAAAATATCATATCATTTATATATATTTAACAACATGaacaaaaaaaattaattttttattgTTGAGCTATGAAACAATCGAACACTTATTTCTAAATGTGTAATAGTTTAATAGTGATGTATTTTTTAAAAGTGATAgatatataatattatataataatataaataaaaatataaaatatatattgTGCTGTTATGGAGCGgagaggatactaaggtatccGCACACGTATCTATATCCGCTTATTTTAATGGATAATTACTCATCATCATGCTTGTATTTATTTTGCAGATTTTTATCTTATCTATTATGAGTATTTTTTACAGATGCGCTACAATTGTTATCCTAGTTTTCACATTTATATTTcttttttatatttaaaataattttttgatGAAGCATAAATACGTGATCAAATTAAAATACTTTCTTTGTTTCAAGTTTTACAATATTTTGATCCTTTTATAAAAATTAAAGAAAGTAGTTAATttgtttgaaaaataaaaatttagaaaattaaaaaaaagtaaTAAATAATAGATGATAAAATAGGAAATCAAATATTAATATTTCATTGTGAAATTACTTATAAATTAAGACAGTTTATTTCAAAGAGATATAATTTAGGATGAAGAGATTATTTATTTTGGGAACCTAACCTTACATTTACATTTGGAGAACACTCCAATTTGAATGTTGCACATACTTACATGAGCCATCTCCCTAAAAGGAGTAACCAGGTAGCACTAGTCTTTAAATTTGTACGCTATCAGAATAGACCTTGAACTCTTAATATTTAGTATACACTTTTTTGTCTTCTTTGGGGGAAAGTACTCCCTCGTTCGAAGAACGACCCACCTCGATAAAAGTATATTCTAGACCATCCTTACCAGCGATGATGGATACGACATCTAATGTTTTTTATCTACCCACACAAATGAATTGTCTCATGTCATGTTCGGTATTCATTTTAGAGTTATTACGAACACATAAAAAGAATGATCTGAGTATGATCACGAGATTTGAATTCCAACCATTATCTCACCTGTCGTCTATGGAGTCGCAACTAAAAGCACGATGATGTGTTTTGATATAAGTTTGAGTTTAACGTTTCTATGCAGACCCTCTTCTTGTAGGTCTTGATCCCTGGATCTATGCAAAATCCTACAATTCTACATTGGCCACGTCATCTATTGCTTAACACCACACACACTCTTTGGTTCAGATACATCTACCCTATGGATCCAACAACACAATCCTGGTCCAAGAAATACTTTCACCACACCTCAACAACACTCTCCTCAGTTCACTACTCTTTATTGCACTTCAAACATTTCTTTTACAATTCAAGCAAGTTCCATTTCTTTTTCTATTCAATCAActattttcttttcttttatcaCATAAAtctttttcaaaacaatttcCTTTCCCTTTCATATAAGAACTGTTATAATATGTTCCTTAGCAGTCAGACTAAAAGCTTGGAGCATCTGACTAAGGATCAGAATCAGTTAACGTCTATACACTTCTAGGATACAATTATAACTGTtccctaaaatcaaccaacacatcTGTATTTTCGACCacgaactatggagctctgattTTTCATTTCAATATGAGAAcacgtaggcacgagggttcgaatccttTATGAGCACACTAATTAATAAACTTGTTCCCCTTTTATAAGTAGCCTTCAGATAGTAACACTCATTCGCGCagagaacaatcaaaatggcttCCGTTTAGTACAACGGATATGAGGGgtgttaatatcttccccttgcataaccgacttttTTACCCTTTTCTCTTCCCCTTagattttatcgatattttccatttccttcgGGAATAAAATAAAGTTTGGCGGTGACTatgttgtatcttcgagcgtgtGATGCGTTCAGGTATTTTTCGTAGGGGTGGCAATTGGATCAATTAAGACGAAATTCATACAATCCATCCACTAAAAAACCATTCAATTCATCCATTACATAAAAACTAAGTTAATGGATTGAATTAAATTCATCCATTTATATGTATGGATTGATCCAATTcatccaacacattttaatgaaccaatggattttttttatctccattagattttttttttaaaaatggaaaaaaaaaataatttttttaaatattaaaaaaccatttttttggaaaatacaAAAGTAGATTTTTTTCCccaaaaaatgaaaaaaaatcgAATTTTCctgaaaataaaaaaatcatttttttgaaaaatactaaaagtaaattttattttcaaaacagTCATTTTTTTACGAAAAATACAAAAAAAagtcaattttttttaaaaaaatagttttttcgaaaatacaaaaaaatgattttttttcatgaaaaatttaaaaaaaatgatttttttccaaaaaatacaaaaaaaaattgatttttctCGAAAATATAAgtgattttttttttggaaaaaaataaaatacaaaaaatcaattttttttctaaaaataaatcgatttttttgaaagaaaaagatGATTTTTtcagaaataaaaaaaaaagtaaaataaaaaatcctttttttcaaaaaataaataaattatggTTTCGTTCATTAAAAATACTAGCGTTCAGACGGGCACGGTGTCCGTCTGCCCGCTTTTTTTAATGCGCACAGCGGAGAAAAataaatgtttgtttttttttATGAGATTTCTATTGTACgtcatattaaaaataatattattacacTTTGAAAATGGTAAGAGTTCTAAATTAAGTCTTCCATCCTAAATATATATATGATCCCTTGGAAATGTCTGTTTGTAATGATGCCCGTATTGTTTACCAAAATCATGATCGAATGCAACGATAATAATCATAAATATTCATCTTTCTTTTATGGAAAAACCACTTTCGTATTGTTTACCAAAATCCCCTATATTCATCTTTCTTTTATGGAAAAACCACTTTCGTATTGTTTACCAAAATCCCCTATGAATAAATATC from Lathyrus oleraceus cultivar Zhongwan6 chromosome 1, CAAS_Psat_ZW6_1.0, whole genome shotgun sequence includes:
- the LOC127115753 gene encoding cytokinin dehydrogenase 2, which encodes MSLKAMISTLMSLLWLSIIVFIIVHAKPIKSQEITIPRKLASKISRNAQVLSQASTDYGHIIHQKPFGVLEPTSVSDIANLIKHSNSLPQPFTISARGQGHSVLGQAMTDNGIVVNMTQLNGVKKGSRIVVSNCDGKSTLDCYVDVGGEQMWIDVLNETLKHGVTPLSLTDYLYLSVGGTLSNAGISGQTFRFGPQVSNVLELDVITGLGEVVTCSSSKNSKLFYAVLGGLGQFGVITRARIPLGSAPRRVKWLRLIYNDFSAFSKDQEHLISFNKKDDINGANYVEGLLLLNKQHLDLSFYPPSDHPRITSLVAQNGITYVLELVKYYDTNSQQLIEEVVDDLIGELKFVPTFMFQKDVTYEEFLDRVHTDELFLRPKGLWDIPHPWLNMFIPKSRISDFNEGVFKNIILKQSISAGVSIVYPMNRNTWEDRMSTVIPDEDVFYLVAFLHAAKGLEEVKKFQAQNHEILKFCNDAGIKIKEYLAGNKTHQEWIQHFGSKWKLFEDKKTKFDPKRILSPGQGIFQ